A DNA window from Ostrea edulis chromosome 5, xbOstEdul1.1, whole genome shotgun sequence contains the following coding sequences:
- the LOC125652035 gene encoding potassium channel subfamily K member 1-like, producing the protein MMMKLRKSTIRLLALSLFYLLYLVIGASVFSAIEGPQERELIKSVKNLRSKFLTDNTCLTDDKLEKFIESIVSATNRGVSATKNVTMSEPNWTFGQSIFFAGTLLTTIGYGRVAPLSEAGKGFCLLYAMIGIPLTLIFFTAIVERMMIPTKMFLYFLFRKLGHLYRVFHIQLLHFFILMVAAIVFIFIVPASIYSALEPNWDFLDSFYYCFISMTTIGLGDYIPGDNPDQKARAVYKLGTTVYLFMGLLVMMLLLAVLYDIPELNLGFHFYLKSDEEEEEWARLRSGTESSGPKYTKQRDDDTHKQTGGSQMYQPTQDDVAAATGN; encoded by the exons ATGATGATGAAATTACGCAAAAGCACAATAAGATTGCTTGCGTTGTCATTATTTTATCTCCTGTATCTTGTGATTGGCGCTTCTGTGTTTTCTGCAATTGAAGGACCACAAGAACGAGAATTAATTAAGAGTGTGAAGAACTTAAGGTCCAAATTTTTGACTGACAACACATGCTTAACAG ATGACAAATTGGAAAAGTTCATTGAAAGCATTGTTTCAGCTACTAACAGAGGAGTGTCTGCGACCAAAAATGTTACCATGTCTGAACCAAACTGGACATTTGGCCAATCTATTTTCTTTGCTGGAACTCTCCTTACAACAATAG GGTATGGCAGAGTGGCCCCTCTGTCAGAGGCTGGCAAGGGATTCTGTCTCCTTTATGCCATGATTGGTATTCCACTGACCTTGATTTTCTTCACTGCCATCGTGGAGCGCATGATGATACCCACCAAGATGTTCCTTTATTTCCTGTTCCGCAAACTTGGGCATCTGTATCGTGTGTTCCACATACAGCTCCTTCATTTCTTCATTTTAATGGTTGCTGCAATTGTTTTCATCTTCATCGTCCCAGCCAGCATTTACTCTGCCCTGGAACCAAACTGGGACTTCCTAGATTCCTTTTATTACTGCTTCATCTCTATGACAACCATTGGTCTGGGAGATTACATACCAGGTGACAATCCTGATCAGAAAGCCCGAGCTGTGTACAAGTTAGGCACCACAG TGTACCTGTTTATGGGTCTTTTGGTAATGATGCTGCTATTGGCGGTCCTGTATGACATACCTGAGCTCAATTTAGGCTTCCACTTCTATCTGAAGAGcgatgaagaagaagaagaatggGCCAGGCTGAGGAGTGGAACAGAAAGCAGCGGACCCAAATACACCAAGCAGAGAGACGATGACACCCACAAACAGACGGGGGGAAGTCAGATGTATCAACCCACCCAGGATGATGTAGCAGCAGCCACTGGGAACTAA
- the LOC125652036 gene encoding CDK-activating kinase assembly factor MAT1-like translates to MDDQGCPRCKTTKYRNPSLKLLVNVCGHSLCETCVEALFVKGSGSCPECGTALRKINFRVQLFEDPSTEKEIEIRKKILKDYNKKEEDFDTLEEYNDYIERIETIIYNIVNNIDVDDTKQMIEKYKRDNKDQISKARNKKSKDEEYLENLIEQEKEENVRKRKLIVEEEQWEKDSKKRHREALLDELMFSDRSAKDILTEHKTDIDKENEIHASVIAKTEFSTGIKLGSQGPFMSVPLETAELYSYCPIHLDVLGPEPPEEEELDTKGYLNNVRNASEQEKAGGFDSKLSCMRALLDAVNGLFYLPVQVQ, encoded by the exons ATGGATGACCAGGGTTGTCCTCGTTGCAAAACAACGAAATATAGAAACCCGTCCTTAAAACTCCTTGTCAACGTTTGTGGACATTCCct ATGTGAAACTTGTGTAGAAGCTTTATTTGTCAAAGGTTCAGGATCCTGTCCAGAATGTGGAACGGCCTTGaggaaaattaattttagagttcaattatttgaagatccATCTACAGAAAAGGAAATAGAGATTaggaaaaagattttaaaaga CTATAATAAAAAAGAAGAGGATTTTGATACTTTGGAGGAATACAATGATTATATAGAAAGGATAGAAACAATAA TTTACAATATTGTGAACAATATTGATGTTGATGACACAAAACAGATGATTGAAAAGTACAAGAGGGATAATAAAGATCAAATCAGTAAAGCAAGGAATAAAAAG AGCAAGGATGAAGAATACTTGGAGAACTTAATTGAACAAGAAAAAGAGGAAAATGTACGCAAGAGGAAGCTAATTGTAGAGGAAGAACAATGGGAGAAAGACTCCAAGAAGAGACACAGGGAGGCACTGCTGGATGAACTG ATGTTTTCAGACAGATCTGCCAAGGATATCCTAACAGAACACAAAACAGACATAGACAAAGAGAATGAAATCCATGCTTCTGTGATTGCCAAAACAGAGTTCTCCACTGGAATCAAATTG GGATCCCAGGGGCCATTTATGTCAGTACCTCTAGAGACTGCTGAGTTGTACAGCTACTGCCCTATACATCTGGATGTTCTGGGACCAGAGCCCCCAGAGGAAGAAGAACTAGACACAAAAGG GTACCTGAACAATGTACGGAATGCCTCGGAACAAGAGAAGGCTGGAGGTTTTGATTCGAAGCTGTCATGCATGCGAGCTCTACTGGATGCTGTGAATGGACTGTTCTATCTCCCTGTCCAAGTCCAATGA